The following proteins are encoded in a genomic region of Candidatus Cloacimonas sp.:
- a CDS encoding choice-of-anchor J domain-containing protein, translating to MKKFVFLLAMVFAISALMAGISRTIAVADEVNINAAKNASRQIFYTEDFESGATGWTHYDGAVSPNMWHIYNAGGTQGNVWWMGDENGNGGYHNHQYLVLDTPVIPISTGNSTLTFKMKHGLEPPGASGGYDGWDSFNIRISTNSGITYTVIPDTTAIVSPVYDFNNSYAFGSEHGEGMGVSGWGGVRDWTTVTVNLSSYLVSGSASVKIRFAFASDPAYCTDDEPALFGVMVDDIALAGYTNTGEEDNMTYSSLVPTAGDFWHIATDANAPSPTHIMSSMNNAGTYVPNMMNYVESPDITLPTGATQIIADFQLKGSYDDAGVFPDVDYFGWEVYHNGAWYYMSNPYADPNGSNYVFSSAPETWASMILSYTGVTGDITNFSGSTVRFRWYFQSNDNTPIGTPLQIDNFQIFSVTAAPAAPNLVYPANGQQNLPFTGFDLDWAANSQGALPESYNVYMDTELENLELSSFNPTYAAEGITVSYYNPVANNLVTFSPSETWYWRVGAYVEGQEEALSEIFTFHIIASAINTFPWTENFEHSGAMPTGWTIGNVDNDATTWAIYGPTTTYSHSPSYSVRHNFSAETADPGQNGWLITPAIQLPSTGAGALTFWSRNPYAPYTVYNGVLVNTDPSPTNPNWVEIWAQDDLTTTAWAQKTVNLSDYAGNIIYIAFKYTGYDANAWYIDDVTVNFYTDDVLPPVFSNHLPIINTLRDDLPFPVTINVVDDAIFNNPIMGVNLYYSTNSGTTWSAPIAMTPPTTGNTYTGEIPAVFSVGDEVTYKFETWDDHNNYATKQFSFEINDPVWIYYDMTGPTSYNGSTSIVWGPMVYYENPLYGTFQTLQLLSVSGITYTATNATLYIYGEDSEGNISVLYGPSTINFPTARTWTTFDLSAYGIQIDTPYFWIAFGNMTSCSYYALDQTYDYTPYAYIMNQGTPFYYFTGLTGEWCIDAYVQSGELLIPETAANISAVTGNPVISWNALSPAASYDVYGSNDPYAEFPTNWVLLADNITTTSFEYTGTEAKKFFKVVASTNLTGSKGRSVPQGSLKASKVSFDAEGANPNRH from the coding sequence ATGAAGAAATTCGTATTCCTGTTAGCAATGGTTTTTGCTATAAGTGCTTTAATGGCAGGAATAAGTAGAACTATTGCTGTGGCTGATGAAGTCAATATTAATGCAGCTAAAAATGCCAGTCGGCAAATATTTTATACCGAGGATTTTGAATCCGGAGCTACTGGCTGGACCCATTATGATGGTGCTGTCTCACCTAATATGTGGCATATTTATAATGCGGGAGGAACTCAGGGAAATGTCTGGTGGATGGGAGATGAAAATGGAAACGGTGGATATCATAACCATCAATACCTTGTTTTGGATACACCGGTAATTCCTATTTCCACTGGTAATAGCACTCTCACTTTTAAGATGAAACATGGTTTAGAACCTCCTGGAGCAAGCGGTGGATATGATGGCTGGGATTCTTTTAATATTCGTATATCTACCAATTCCGGTATTACCTATACTGTAATTCCTGATACCACTGCCATTGTTTCTCCGGTTTATGATTTCAATAATTCTTATGCTTTTGGTTCTGAGCATGGAGAAGGAATGGGAGTTTCCGGTTGGGGTGGAGTGCGTGACTGGACTACAGTTACCGTAAATCTATCCAGCTATTTGGTAAGTGGCTCTGCGAGCGTAAAAATTCGTTTTGCCTTTGCTTCCGATCCTGCTTATTGCACGGATGATGAACCTGCCTTGTTTGGAGTGATGGTGGATGATATCGCTCTGGCTGGATACACTAATACTGGTGAAGAAGATAATATGACTTATAGCAGTTTAGTTCCTACGGCAGGTGATTTCTGGCATATTGCCACTGATGCTAATGCTCCTTCACCCACTCATATTATGTCTTCAATGAACAATGCTGGAACCTATGTTCCCAATATGATGAATTATGTGGAAAGCCCGGATATTACTTTGCCCACAGGTGCAACTCAGATAATTGCGGACTTTCAGTTGAAAGGTTCCTATGATGATGCTGGTGTTTTTCCGGATGTCGATTATTTCGGTTGGGAGGTCTATCATAATGGTGCTTGGTATTATATGAGCAATCCTTATGCTGATCCTAATGGTTCCAATTATGTCTTTTCCAGTGCTCCTGAGACCTGGGCTTCAATGATTTTAAGTTACACAGGAGTAACAGGTGATATAACAAACTTTTCGGGAAGCACCGTTCGTTTCCGTTGGTATTTTCAATCCAATGATAATACACCGATTGGAACTCCTTTACAGATAGATAATTTCCAGATTTTCTCTGTAACTGCAGCTCCGGCTGCCCCCAATCTGGTTTATCCTGCCAATGGGCAACAAAATTTACCCTTCACAGGTTTTGATCTGGACTGGGCAGCTAATTCACAAGGTGCTCTTCCGGAGTCCTATAATGTTTATATGGATACAGAACTGGAAAATCTGGAATTGAGTTCTTTCAATCCAACTTATGCGGCGGAAGGAATTACGGTAAGTTACTATAACCCTGTAGCTAACAATTTGGTAACTTTTAGTCCGTCGGAAACCTGGTATTGGAGAGTTGGTGCTTATGTAGAAGGGCAGGAAGAAGCATTAAGTGAAATCTTTACCTTCCATATTATTGCTTCAGCCATAAATACTTTCCCTTGGACAGAGAACTTTGAACATTCTGGCGCTATGCCTACGGGTTGGACTATTGGCAATGTAGATAACGATGCTACTACTTGGGCAATTTACGGTCCTACTACTACTTATTCTCATTCACCTTCTTATAGTGTGCGTCATAATTTCAGTGCTGAAACAGCTGATCCGGGACAAAACGGTTGGTTGATTACTCCTGCCATTCAATTACCTTCCACAGGAGCCGGAGCATTAACTTTCTGGAGTCGTAATCCCTATGCACCTTATACTGTTTACAATGGCGTTTTGGTAAATACAGATCCGAGTCCTACAAATCCCAACTGGGTAGAAATTTGGGCTCAGGATGATTTAACCACCACTGCTTGGGCTCAGAAAACAGTAAATCTTAGTGATTATGCCGGGAATATAATTTACATTGCTTTCAAATATACAGGTTATGATGCCAATGCCTGGTATATTGATGATGTAACTGTAAACTTCTATACTGACGATGTTTTGCCGCCTGTATTTTCCAATCATCTGCCCATTATTAATACTTTGCGGGATGATCTTCCTTTCCCTGTTACCATTAATGTAGTCGATGACGCTATTTTCAATAATCCTATAATGGGTGTAAATCTCTATTATTCAACTAATAGTGGAACAACTTGGAGTGCACCGATAGCTATGACTCCTCCCACGACCGGAAATACTTATACAGGTGAGATTCCTGCTGTCTTTTCAGTAGGAGATGAGGTAACTTATAAGTTTGAGACATGGGATGACCATAATAACTACGCTACTAAGCAATTCAGCTTTGAAATTAATGATCCTGTGTGGATTTACTATGATATGACCGGACCAACCTCATATAACGGTTCTACATCTATCGTTTGGGGACCGATGGTCTATTATGAAAATCCGCTTTATGGAACTTTCCAGACATTGCAGCTGTTATCCGTTTCTGGTATTACTTATACTGCCACAAATGCCACCCTGTATATTTATGGGGAAGATTCCGAAGGAAATATATCTGTTTTGTATGGACCTTCCACAATCAATTTCCCCACTGCCAGAACTTGGACTACTTTTGATCTGAGTGCTTATGGCATACAAATTGATACACCCTATTTCTGGATTGCTTTTGGGAATATGACTTCCTGCAGTTATTACGCCCTGGATCAAACCTACGATTATACCCCTTATGCTTACATAATGAATCAGGGAACGCCTTTCTATTATTTCACAGGGTTAACTGGTGAATGGTGTATTGATGCTTATGTTCAAAGTGGTGAACTTTTAATTCCTGAAACAGCTGCCAACATTAGTGCTGTTACTGGAAATCCTGTCATCAGCTGGAATGCACTTAGCCCTGCAGCCAGTTATGATGTTTATGGGTCAAACGATCCTTATGCAGAATTTCCCACTAACTGGGTTCTTTTGGCAGATAACATTACTACCACTTCCTTTGAATATACTGGAACTGAAGCTAAAAAGTTCTTTAAGGTAGTTGCTTCTACCAATCTGACAGGTAGCAAAGGCAGAAGCGTTCCTCAAGGTTCTTTAAAAGCCAGTAAAGTATCTTTTGATGCAGAGGGAGCAAATCCTAACAGACATTAA
- a CDS encoding OstA-like protein encodes MVKRILICLLVLCLLFPLMAKTQPEEKFRLVHSDKLFMTKMENEEALELNGNVHFFYGNTEFLCRNALILDKQKIARLSGNVIVKNDSLTLEADTLAYYRIPDLMNLGGRITATERTKDGVYRWLKSKYATYDKKNDILTTWNKVHGYDYQENGNVNCGYAQWDRGKGYAILLEEPILSSGRQDTLTVSAEKMEFYDEENKLIATFNVKVDRGDFQSTSDFLIYFLTDEKAVFIGEPKFFSDFADARANEFHLFLKDRTLVKAELIDSCHIDFADERYGNKKNKVDAEMVTMDFLDDQLRNFVAEGKVNYYFQQDQTEKKDFMINSASGVFLQAYFDENSKLQTMQMKTGIKGKYVFKQ; translated from the coding sequence GTGGTAAAAAGAATTCTGATTTGCCTACTGGTTTTGTGTCTCCTGTTTCCTTTAATGGCAAAAACGCAACCGGAAGAAAAATTCCGCTTGGTGCATTCGGATAAACTGTTTATGACAAAAATGGAAAATGAAGAGGCATTGGAGCTGAACGGAAATGTTCATTTCTTCTATGGAAATACAGAATTTCTTTGTCGCAATGCCCTAATTTTGGATAAACAAAAAATAGCTCGCTTATCAGGAAATGTAATCGTTAAAAATGACAGTTTGACACTGGAAGCTGATACATTAGCGTATTATAGGATTCCAGATTTGATGAATTTGGGCGGCAGAATTACTGCCACGGAAAGAACCAAAGACGGCGTCTATCGCTGGCTGAAAAGTAAATATGCCACTTATGATAAGAAAAATGATATCTTAACTACTTGGAATAAAGTTCACGGTTATGACTATCAGGAAAATGGTAATGTTAATTGCGGATATGCTCAATGGGACAGAGGAAAAGGTTATGCTATCCTGTTGGAAGAGCCAATTTTATCTTCCGGCAGACAAGATACTCTAACCGTTTCAGCCGAAAAAATGGAATTTTACGATGAGGAAAATAAATTGATCGCTACCTTCAATGTGAAAGTGGATAGAGGCGATTTTCAGTCAACCAGCGATTTTTTGATCTACTTCCTTACCGATGAAAAAGCTGTCTTTATCGGTGAACCAAAATTTTTCTCGGATTTTGCCGACGCCCGGGCAAATGAATTTCACCTCTTCTTGAAAGATAGAACCCTGGTAAAAGCAGAATTAATTGATTCCTGCCATATTGATTTTGCGGATGAACGCTATGGCAATAAGAAAAATAAAGTGGATGCAGAAATGGTGACAATGGATTTTCTGGATGACCAACTGCGTAATTTCGTTGCCGAAGGGAAAGTGAACTATTATTTCCAACAAGATCAAACCGAAAAAAAGGACTTTATGATAAACAGCGCTTCTGGCGTTTTTCTGCAAGCTTATTTTGACGAAAACAGCAAGCTGCAAACGATGCAAATGAAAACAGGCATTAAGGGTAAATATGTCTTCAAACAGTAA